Within Bacillus sp. E(2018), the genomic segment ATCAAGATCAAGTTGTGCATGCTGCTTATCTTTTAAGTAAAGAACATGCATTTAACAAACATGGACAAACGATGTTTAATCCCTGGCAAGTGATTAGAATTAGCGACCTTAAAAAAGCATGGGCTAACTTTACATATAAAATTTATAGAAAAGTTTAATTCAGAACGGGTGATAAGATGTTAAAAGCAAGAAGAATTCTTTTTCGAGAGATGGTTGCTGAAGATTGGAAATCTATTCATCAATATGCCTCAAAAGAGATTGTTTCTCGATACCAGCCTTGGGGGCCGAATCTTGAGGATGATACTATAGCGTATGTGAATGAAGTGATTGATGATGCCAATAAAACTCCTCGTGTACGTTATGCCTTTGCAATCGTTGAAAATCAAAATAATAGGCTTATCGGAGCTGGAGAATTGCAGATCACCTCTTTGACTAATCGTGTGGGTGAGATTGGTTATGTCATTCACCCCGACTATTGGGGAAAGGGATTTGCAACAGAAACTGGGCAACTTTTATTAAAGTTTGGTTTTGAAAATCTGCAGCTACATCGTATTTTTGCAA encodes:
- a CDS encoding GNAT family protein, producing the protein MLKARRILFREMVAEDWKSIHQYASKEIVSRYQPWGPNLEDDTIAYVNEVIDDANKTPRVRYAFAIVENQNNRLIGAGELQITSLTNRVGEIGYVIHPDYWGKGFATETGQLLLKFGFENLQLHRIFATCDPRNKASEKVLMKLDMMLEGVIRESILLKDGWRDSLLFSMLEHEWTDKKGLK